The following proteins come from a genomic window of Ictidomys tridecemlineatus isolate mIctTri1 chromosome 9, mIctTri1.hap1, whole genome shotgun sequence:
- the Amtn gene encoding amelotin — MKTTILLFCLLGSTQSLPKQFNLGLAPTKPAPDQASQLNQQQPNQVFSSLSLIPLTQLLTLGADLQLFNPAIGMAPGAQTLPLTLGALNGQQQLQSQMLPIIVAQLGAQGTILSSEELPLAPQIFTGLLIHPLFPGGIQPTNQAGANPDAQDGVLPAGQTGVNPTNQGTPASHLATPTGIDDDEFGETTPAGIRRGTQTTDETTTESPNRKFSHLGKCLQP; from the exons ATGAAGACTACGATTCTACTGTTTTGTCTTCTAGGATCAACTCAGTCATTACCA AAGCAGTTTAATTTGGGACTTGCTCCAACAAAACCAGCTCCAGATCAGGCCTCACAACTAAACCAACAGCAGCCAAATCAG GTCTTCTCTTCTTTAAGTCTAATACCATTAACACAGTTGCTCACACTGGGGGCAGATCTGCAACTG TTTAATCCTGCTATAGGAATGGCACCTGGTGCCCAAACACTGCCATTGACCCTGGGGGCATTGAATGGACAACAGCAGCTGCAATCACAA aTGTTACCAATTATTGTAGCACAACTCGGAGCCCag ggtACTATCCTAAGCTCAGAGGAAttg CCATTGGCCCCACAAATCTTCACAGGCCTTCTCATCCATCCCTTGTTTCCCGGAGGCATCCAGCCCACCAATCAGGCAGGAGCTAATCCAGATGCCCAGGATGGGGTCCTTCCTGCAGGACAAACAGGAGTAAATCCTACCAACCAGGGAACCCCAGCGAGCCACCTTGCAACTCCTACTGGCATAGATGATGATGAGTTTGGAGAGACTACCCCTGCAGGCATCAGAAGGGGCACACAAACTACAGACGAAACCACCACAGAATCACCAAATCGTAAGTTCTCTCATCTTGGAAAATGTCTTCAGCCATGA